Proteins found in one Pseudoxanthomonas sp. SL93 genomic segment:
- a CDS encoding homoserine kinase, whose translation MKLQATAFAPASVGNVGVGFDILGHVIEGVGDTVTVRRIEEAGVRIAAIRGATIDLPLDAPANTAGAALISLREALALPFGFEVKIEKGIPLGSGMGGSAASCVAALVAANELLDVPLTREQLYPHALVGEAVASGGKHGDNLGPMLLGGLVLSTADRLVRIPVPEHWHSVLVHPDAILETRRARAALQGSYELKEFVAQSAHLALVLAGCHAGDAALVRDGLRDVLVEPRRAPLIVGFQAAKQAALDAGAMGASISGAGPSVFAWFESRAAAETAAPRVQQAFAEAGFTSQAWVSPINATGAEVLPPPEDLDVVIP comes from the coding sequence ATGAAGCTGCAGGCGACGGCATTCGCGCCTGCGTCGGTCGGCAACGTCGGGGTCGGTTTCGACATTCTTGGCCACGTCATCGAAGGCGTGGGTGATACCGTCACCGTGCGGCGCATCGAGGAGGCCGGGGTACGCATCGCCGCGATCCGCGGGGCCACCATCGACCTGCCGCTCGATGCGCCGGCCAATACTGCCGGTGCGGCGCTGATCTCGTTGCGCGAAGCGCTGGCGCTGCCGTTCGGCTTCGAGGTGAAGATCGAGAAGGGCATTCCGCTGGGTTCCGGCATGGGCGGCTCGGCCGCCTCGTGTGTGGCGGCCCTGGTGGCTGCCAACGAACTGCTGGACGTGCCGCTCACGCGCGAGCAGCTGTACCCGCATGCCCTGGTGGGCGAGGCCGTGGCGAGCGGCGGCAAGCACGGCGACAATCTCGGCCCGATGCTGCTCGGCGGCCTGGTGCTGTCGACGGCCGACCGGCTGGTGCGCATTCCGGTGCCGGAGCATTGGCACAGCGTGCTGGTGCATCCCGATGCCATCCTGGAAACGCGACGCGCACGCGCCGCGTTGCAGGGCAGCTACGAGCTGAAGGAATTCGTCGCGCAGAGCGCCCATCTGGCGCTGGTGCTGGCGGGTTGCCACGCCGGCGATGCGGCCCTGGTGCGTGACGGGCTGCGTGACGTGCTGGTGGAGCCACGCCGTGCGCCGCTGATTGTCGGTTTCCAGGCCGCCAAGCAGGCCGCGCTTGATGCCGGGGCCATGGGCGCCAGCATTTCCGGCGCCGGCCCCAGCGTGTTCGCCTGGTTCGAATCGCGCGCCGCCGCGGAGACGGCCGCGCCGCGGGTACAGCAGGCCTTCGCCGAGGCGGGGTTCACCAGCCAGGCCTGGGTGTCGCCGATCAATGCCACCGGCGCGGAAGTACTGCCCCCACCCGAAGACCTGGACGTCGTCATCCCGTGA
- the thrA gene encoding bifunctional aspartate kinase/homoserine dehydrogenase I — MSSRSAEVEQPKLRTVVHKFGGTSVADADRYRHVARLLQARDEDVQVTVVSAMKGVTDALIELAELASRGQEEWRERWHELRARHRGAAVSLLGEHAGATLEWLDERFEQLAQILAALGVIGELPREVLDRVQGLGEVLSARLLGDYLRTLGEDCSVLDARDVLVVDRSDLGVDVDWTISAQRLADWRAIHPQRRVVATGFVARDRNDRITTLGRNGSDYSGAIFAALYDAAELHIWTDVDGVLSADPRVVPEAVQLETLSYDEACELAYFGAKVVHPQTMSPAIERGLPIIIRNTFHPEHPGTRITADRDVSGPVKGLTLSPDLAVLNLEGTGLIGVPGTAERVFAALRDARVSVVMISQGSSEHSICCVVKRSEAGRAQGALLNAFAHELNVGQVQRVQLTEGVSVLAAVGDGMAGQPGVAARLFESLGRARVNILAIAQGSSERNISVAIDSADATKALRAAHAGFWLSPQTFAVGVIGPGNVGATLIEQLRAAQPQLLGKANVDLRLRAIASSRRMLLDDRSIGGDWRERFTASPQPVDLERFTQHLLAAHMPHAVIVDCSASPEVADRYADWLAAGIHVVTPNKQAGAGPLARYHAIRESAATSGARFRYEATVGAGLPVISTLRDLVDTGDSVVSVEGIFSGTLAWLFNRFDGSVPFSQLVTEARGLGYTEPDPRDDLSGTDVARKLVILGREAGRELALDDVQVESLVPASLREASVEDFMARLGEVDAAFSERLAKARAAGNVLRYVARLDAEGKASVGLVEVPLAHAFANLRLTDNIVQFSTRRYCDNPLIVQGPGAGPEVTAAGVFADVLRVAAGQGARL; from the coding sequence ATGTCGTCCCGCAGCGCCGAAGTCGAACAACCCAAGCTCCGCACCGTCGTCCACAAGTTCGGCGGCACGTCCGTGGCCGATGCGGACCGGTACCGCCATGTCGCGCGGTTGCTGCAGGCGCGTGACGAGGACGTGCAGGTCACCGTGGTCTCGGCGATGAAGGGTGTCACCGACGCGTTGATCGAACTGGCCGAACTGGCCTCGCGTGGGCAGGAGGAGTGGCGCGAACGCTGGCACGAACTGCGGGCCCGCCACCGCGGTGCGGCGGTGTCCCTGCTGGGCGAGCATGCCGGTGCCACGCTGGAATGGCTGGACGAACGCTTCGAACAGCTCGCGCAGATCCTGGCCGCGCTGGGCGTGATCGGCGAGCTGCCGCGGGAAGTCCTGGACCGCGTACAGGGACTGGGCGAAGTGCTCTCGGCCCGCCTGCTGGGCGATTACCTCCGCACGCTGGGCGAAGACTGTTCCGTGCTCGATGCGCGGGACGTGCTGGTGGTGGACCGCAGCGACCTGGGCGTGGACGTCGACTGGACGATCAGCGCCCAGCGCCTGGCGGACTGGCGAGCCATACATCCGCAGCGCCGCGTGGTCGCCACCGGCTTCGTCGCGCGCGACCGCAACGACCGCATCACCACGCTGGGCCGCAACGGCAGCGACTATTCCGGCGCCATCTTCGCGGCGCTCTACGATGCGGCCGAGCTGCACATCTGGACCGACGTGGACGGCGTGCTGTCCGCCGATCCGCGCGTGGTACCGGAAGCCGTGCAGCTGGAAACGCTCAGCTACGACGAGGCCTGCGAACTGGCCTACTTCGGCGCCAAGGTCGTGCATCCGCAGACCATGTCGCCCGCCATCGAGCGCGGCCTGCCGATCATCATCCGCAATACGTTCCACCCGGAGCATCCGGGCACGCGCATCACCGCCGACCGCGATGTGTCCGGGCCGGTGAAAGGCCTGACACTAAGCCCCGACCTGGCGGTGCTGAACCTGGAAGGCACCGGCCTGATCGGCGTGCCCGGCACCGCCGAGCGCGTGTTCGCCGCACTGCGCGACGCGCGGGTGTCGGTGGTGATGATCTCGCAGGGTTCTTCGGAGCACTCGATCTGCTGCGTGGTCAAGCGCAGCGAAGCGGGGCGGGCCCAGGGTGCGCTGCTCAATGCGTTCGCGCATGAACTCAACGTCGGCCAGGTGCAGCGCGTGCAGCTGACTGAAGGCGTCAGCGTGCTGGCCGCCGTCGGCGACGGCATGGCGGGCCAGCCGGGTGTCGCCGCGCGCCTGTTCGAATCGCTGGGCCGCGCGCGGGTCAACATCCTCGCCATTGCGCAGGGCTCCTCGGAACGCAACATTTCCGTCGCCATCGACAGCGCCGACGCCACCAAGGCACTGCGCGCCGCGCATGCGGGGTTCTGGCTGTCGCCGCAGACGTTCGCGGTGGGCGTGATCGGGCCCGGCAACGTGGGTGCCACCCTGATCGAACAACTGCGCGCCGCGCAACCGCAACTGCTCGGCAAGGCCAACGTGGATTTGCGCCTGCGCGCGATCGCGTCCAGCCGAAGGATGCTGCTGGACGACCGCAGCATCGGGGGCGACTGGCGCGAGCGTTTCACCGCCAGCCCTCAGCCGGTGGACCTGGAGCGCTTCACCCAGCATCTGCTGGCCGCGCACATGCCGCATGCCGTGATTGTCGACTGCAGCGCCAGCCCGGAAGTGGCCGACCGGTATGCCGACTGGCTCGCGGCCGGCATCCACGTGGTGACGCCCAACAAGCAGGCGGGTGCCGGCCCGCTGGCGCGCTACCACGCCATCCGCGAGTCGGCCGCCACCAGCGGCGCGCGCTTCCGCTACGAGGCCACCGTGGGCGCCGGCCTGCCGGTGATCTCCACGCTGCGCGACCTGGTCGATACAGGCGACTCCGTGGTGTCGGTGGAAGGGATCTTCTCGGGCACGCTGGCCTGGCTGTTCAACCGGTTCGACGGCAGCGTCCCGTTCTCGCAGCTGGTGACCGAGGCCCGTGGCCTGGGCTACACCGAGCCCGACCCGCGCGATGACCTGTCCGGTACCGACGTGGCCCGCAAACTGGTGATCCTGGGGCGTGAGGCCGGCCGCGAGCTGGCGCTGGATGACGTGCAGGTGGAGAGCCTGGTGCCTGCCTCGCTGCGCGAGGCCAGCGTCGAGGATTTCATGGCGCGGCTGGGCGAAGTGGATGCCGCGTTCTCGGAACGCCTGGCCAAGGCGCGTGCCGCCGGCAACGTGCTGCGGTATGTCGCGCGGCTGGATGCGGAAGGCAAGGCCAGCGTGGGCCTGGTCGAGGTGCCGCTGGCGCATGCCTTCGCCAACCTGCGCCTGACCGACAACATCGTGCAGTTCAGCACGCGCCGTTACTGCGACAATCCCCTGATCGTGCAGGGGCCAGGCGCCGGTCCGGAAGTGACCGCGGCAGGCGTCTTCGCCGACGTGCTGCGGGTGGCCGCAGGGCAGGGAGCCAGGCTGTGA
- a CDS encoding quinone-dependent dihydroorotate dehydrogenase, producing MYSLARPFLFGLDAEHAHGLGLKALDLAYRTGTSPLVARPITPMPTKVMGLTFPNPVGLAAGLDKNGAHIDALFALGFGFVEIGTVTPKPQPGNPKPRMFRLPQHQAVINRLGFNNEGVDALVRNVEAARRERGLLGINIGKNKDTANERAAADYLYCLERVYPLADYITVNISSPNTAGLRELQEEQALRQLIGTLRDAQEDLAAQHGKRVPMLVKIAPDLSDSDIDAVARVLGDMAVDGVIATNTTVSRISVQDHRHAHETGGLSGAPLMGQATLVLRRMRTRLPDHIPLIGVGGIMSGADAVAKMSAGASLVQCYTGLVYRGPELIRECVEAIRRRREAPSRGAVAPE from the coding sequence ATGTATTCGCTCGCACGCCCCTTCCTCTTCGGCCTGGACGCCGAACATGCCCACGGACTGGGGCTCAAGGCCCTGGACCTGGCCTACCGCACCGGTACCAGCCCGCTGGTGGCACGCCCCATCACGCCCATGCCCACCAAGGTGATGGGCCTGACGTTCCCCAATCCGGTCGGCCTGGCCGCCGGTCTGGACAAGAACGGGGCGCACATCGATGCCTTGTTCGCGCTGGGCTTCGGTTTCGTCGAGATCGGTACGGTCACCCCCAAGCCCCAGCCCGGCAACCCCAAGCCGCGCATGTTCCGCCTGCCGCAGCACCAGGCGGTGATCAACCGCCTGGGTTTCAACAACGAAGGCGTCGACGCGCTGGTACGCAACGTGGAAGCCGCACGCCGCGAGCGCGGCCTGCTGGGCATCAACATCGGCAAGAACAAGGACACCGCCAACGAACGCGCGGCCGCCGACTACCTGTACTGCCTGGAGCGCGTCTATCCGCTGGCCGACTACATCACGGTCAACATCTCCTCGCCCAACACCGCCGGGCTGCGCGAGCTGCAGGAAGAGCAGGCCCTGCGCCAGTTGATCGGCACCCTGCGCGATGCGCAGGAAGACCTGGCCGCGCAGCACGGCAAGCGCGTACCCATGCTGGTCAAGATCGCACCCGACCTGTCCGACAGCGACATCGATGCGGTCGCGCGCGTGCTGGGCGACATGGCGGTCGATGGCGTCATCGCCACCAACACCACGGTCTCGCGCATCAGCGTGCAGGACCATCGCCACGCGCACGAAACCGGCGGCCTCTCCGGCGCACCGCTGATGGGCCAGGCCACGCTGGTGTTGCGCCGCATGCGCACCCGCCTGCCCGACCACATTCCGCTGATCGGCGTGGGCGGCATCATGTCCGGCGCCGATGCCGTGGCGAAGATGTCGGCCGGCGCATCGCTGGTGCAGTGCTATACCGGCCTGGTCTATCGCGGTCCTGAGCTGATCCGCGAATGCGTGGAGGCCATCCGCCGCCGCCGCGAAGCGCCAAGTCGCGGCGCCGTGGCGCCGGAATGA
- a CDS encoding DMT family transporter: MPAIPVHFRAALLMLGSTVLFALMVVAIRLASATLHTFEIAFFRNFFGLVAAAPLLLRHGPGFLKTDQFPRYLFRCVIGICSMLAGFWAIGHLPLAQAVSLSYSTPIFVTLAAAALLNEKVRARRWTAVILGFVGVLVIVRPGSSEFTADALIAVLAAVMSAIVAIQIKQLSQTEPADRIVIYTTLLWVPMSLVPAVGVWEWPQGITWVWVVAAGFLGTGGHMLWTRALKQGEVSALTPISFMQLPVVAIFGWWLFDEGLDRWTLLGAGIIFGANAYIAHREAVLSRRSASEAASSAAKPGE, translated from the coding sequence ATGCCCGCCATTCCCGTCCACTTCCGCGCTGCGTTGCTGATGCTGGGCAGTACGGTGCTGTTCGCGCTGATGGTGGTGGCCATCCGGCTGGCCTCGGCCACGCTGCACACGTTCGAGATCGCGTTCTTCCGCAACTTCTTCGGCCTGGTCGCCGCCGCGCCGCTGCTGCTCAGGCACGGGCCGGGATTCCTGAAGACCGACCAGTTCCCGCGCTACCTGTTCCGCTGCGTGATCGGCATCTGTTCGATGCTGGCCGGTTTCTGGGCCATCGGCCACCTGCCCTTGGCGCAGGCGGTGTCGCTGTCGTATTCCACGCCGATCTTCGTCACCCTCGCCGCCGCCGCCCTGTTGAACGAGAAGGTCAGAGCGCGGCGCTGGACCGCGGTGATCCTGGGTTTCGTCGGCGTGCTGGTGATCGTGCGGCCGGGCTCGTCCGAGTTCACTGCCGATGCGCTGATCGCGGTGCTGGCCGCGGTGATGAGCGCCATCGTCGCCATCCAGATCAAGCAGCTGTCGCAGACCGAGCCCGCCGACCGCATCGTCATCTACACCACGCTGTTGTGGGTCCCCATGTCGCTGGTACCGGCGGTGGGTGTGTGGGAATGGCCCCAGGGCATCACCTGGGTCTGGGTGGTGGCGGCGGGATTCCTGGGCACCGGCGGGCACATGCTGTGGACGCGGGCGCTGAAACAGGGGGAAGTCTCCGCACTCACGCCCATCAGCTTCATGCAGTTGCCGGTGGTGGCGATCTTCGGCTGGTGGTTGTTCGATGAAGGCCTGGACCGCTGGACGCTGCTCGGCGCCGGCATCATCTTCGGTGCGAACGCCTACATCGCCCACCGCGAAGCCGTGCTGTCGCGTCGGTCTGCGTCCGAAGCGGCGAGTTCGGCGGCCAAGCCCGGCGAATGA
- a CDS encoding aldehyde dehydrogenase family protein, translated as MPTDLLKALGLGSTNSGTYLGSGEWSTTTDAGLLQSINPTTNEVIAEVHASSQADYEKIVERAQAAFKVWRTTPAPRRGEAVRLCGDALRRHKDALGSLVALEMGKSKPEGDGEVQEMIDIADFAVGQSRMLYGYTMHSERPGHRMYEQYQPLGLVGIISAFNFPVAVWAWNSFLAAICGDICIWKPSNKTPLTAIASMKICNEALKAGGFPDIFFLINDAGVELAQQFVDDKRIPLISFTGSTQVGRTVGERVARRMGRSLLELGGNNAIILDETADLKLAIPGIVFGAVGTAGQRCTTTRRLIVHESIYDTVLSTLVKAYKQVEGKIGDPLDPANLMGPLNSQAAVQQFLASIEKAKASGGTVETGGTAIDRPGNFVLPAIVTGLKNSDEVVQHETFAPILYVMKYRTLDEAIDMQNAVPQGLSSSIFTQNLKAAEQFLSAAGSDCGIANVNIGTSGAEIGGAFGGEKETGGGRESGSDAWKVYMRRQTNTINYSDSLPLAQGIKFDL; from the coding sequence ATGCCCACCGATCTTCTCAAGGCCCTCGGCCTTGGCAGCACCAATTCCGGCACCTACCTTGGCAGCGGCGAATGGTCCACGACCACCGATGCCGGCCTGCTGCAGTCGATCAACCCGACCACCAACGAAGTGATCGCCGAAGTCCACGCCAGCAGCCAGGCCGACTACGAAAAGATCGTCGAACGTGCCCAGGCCGCCTTCAAGGTGTGGCGCACCACCCCGGCGCCGCGCCGCGGCGAAGCCGTGCGCCTGTGCGGTGACGCACTGCGCCGGCACAAGGACGCACTGGGTTCGCTGGTCGCGCTGGAAATGGGCAAGAGCAAGCCCGAAGGCGATGGCGAAGTGCAGGAGATGATCGACATCGCCGACTTCGCCGTGGGCCAGAGCCGCATGCTGTACGGCTACACCATGCACTCCGAGCGCCCCGGCCACCGCATGTACGAGCAGTACCAGCCGCTGGGTCTGGTGGGCATCATCAGCGCGTTCAACTTCCCGGTCGCGGTGTGGGCGTGGAACTCGTTCCTGGCCGCCATCTGCGGCGACATCTGCATCTGGAAGCCGTCCAACAAGACGCCGCTCACCGCGATCGCCAGCATGAAGATCTGCAACGAGGCGCTGAAGGCCGGCGGATTCCCGGACATCTTCTTCCTGATCAACGACGCCGGCGTCGAGCTGGCGCAGCAGTTCGTCGACGACAAGCGCATCCCGCTGATCAGCTTCACCGGCTCCACCCAGGTCGGCCGCACCGTCGGCGAGCGCGTCGCCCGCCGCATGGGCCGCAGCCTGCTGGAACTGGGCGGCAACAACGCCATCATCCTCGACGAAACCGCCGACCTGAAGCTGGCCATTCCCGGCATCGTGTTCGGTGCCGTCGGCACCGCCGGCCAGCGCTGCACCACCACGCGCCGCCTGATCGTGCACGAATCCATCTACGACACCGTGCTGTCCACGCTGGTAAAGGCGTACAAGCAGGTGGAAGGCAAGATCGGCGATCCGCTGGACCCGGCCAACCTGATGGGCCCGTTGAACAGCCAGGCCGCCGTGCAGCAGTTCCTGGCGTCCATCGAGAAAGCCAAGGCCAGCGGCGGCACCGTCGAAACCGGCGGCACCGCCATCGACCGCCCGGGCAACTTCGTGCTGCCGGCCATCGTGACCGGCCTGAAGAATTCCGATGAAGTGGTGCAGCACGAGACCTTCGCGCCGATCCTGTACGTGATGAAGTACAGGACGCTGGACGAAGCCATCGACATGCAGAACGCCGTGCCGCAGGGCCTGTCGTCGTCGATCTTCACCCAGAACCTGAAGGCGGCCGAGCAGTTCCTGTCCGCGGCCGGGTCGGACTGCGGCATCGCCAACGTCAACATCGGCACCAGTGGCGCGGAGATCGGCGGCGCTTTCGGTGGCGAGAAGGAAACCGGCGGCGGTCGCGAGTCGGGCTCGGACGCATGGAAGGTCTACATGCGCCGGCAGACCAACACCATCAACTACTCCGACTCGCTGCCGCTGGCCCAGGGCATCAAGTTCGACCTGTAG
- the thrC gene encoding threonine synthase codes for MNFISTRHASPPATLSQAIAAGLAPDGGLYVPETLPAARVLAPGRDMAGTAAALLLPFFEGDTLAPELAAICREAFDFPAPLRPLATPGDHVLELFHGPTAAFKDVGARFLAASLARLRRDAATPLTILVATSGDTGAAVAAAFHRQPGLRVVVLYPDGRVSPRQAHQLGCFGDNITALRVAGSFDDCQALVKQALNDAGLQQQAPLSSANSISLGRLLPQMSYYAHAALSHRARTGQSLNFVIPTGNLGNALAAIFARALGVPLERIVLATNANRVLPEFFAGAGYTPRASVATLANAMDVGAPSNFERLRWLFGGDDTALRNAFPSASVDDAAIREVIARRYREYGEVHCPHTATAVKVLEDLRAQGETGDWAVAATAHPAKFESVVEPLIGREVEIPPALADLLARPAHADPVPAEYAALRHAILAG; via the coding sequence ATGAACTTCATTTCCACCCGCCATGCATCCCCTCCCGCCACGCTGAGCCAGGCGATCGCCGCCGGGCTTGCACCGGATGGTGGGCTCTACGTACCCGAAACGCTGCCCGCGGCACGCGTGCTGGCGCCGGGTCGCGACATGGCCGGGACTGCGGCGGCATTGCTGCTGCCGTTCTTCGAGGGCGACACGCTGGCGCCCGAACTGGCCGCCATCTGTCGCGAAGCCTTCGATTTCCCGGCGCCGCTGCGTCCGCTGGCCACGCCCGGCGATCATGTCCTCGAGCTGTTCCATGGACCTACGGCGGCGTTCAAGGACGTGGGCGCGCGCTTCCTGGCCGCCAGCCTGGCGCGACTGCGGCGTGACGCCGCCACGCCATTGACGATCCTGGTCGCCACGTCCGGCGATACGGGGGCGGCGGTAGCCGCGGCGTTCCATCGTCAACCCGGGCTGCGCGTGGTGGTGCTGTATCCCGATGGCCGGGTGTCGCCGCGGCAGGCGCACCAGTTGGGTTGCTTCGGCGACAACATCACTGCGCTGCGGGTGGCGGGTTCGTTCGATGACTGCCAGGCATTGGTGAAGCAGGCGTTGAACGATGCCGGGCTGCAGCAGCAGGCACCGTTGAGTTCGGCCAACAGCATCAGCCTGGGCAGATTGTTGCCGCAGATGAGCTACTACGCGCACGCCGCGCTGTCGCACCGCGCACGCACCGGCCAATCGCTGAACTTCGTCATCCCGACCGGCAACCTGGGCAATGCCCTGGCGGCGATATTCGCGCGTGCGCTGGGCGTCCCGCTGGAGCGTATCGTGCTGGCGACCAATGCCAATCGCGTGCTGCCGGAGTTCTTCGCCGGCGCCGGCTACACGCCGCGGGCCAGCGTCGCGACCCTGGCCAATGCGATGGATGTCGGTGCGCCAAGCAACTTCGAGCGGCTGCGCTGGTTGTTCGGGGGCGACGACACTGCCTTGCGGAACGCGTTCCCGTCGGCCAGTGTCGATGACGCGGCCATTCGCGAGGTGATCGCGCGCCGCTACCGCGAATACGGCGAGGTGCATTGCCCGCACACGGCCACGGCGGTGAAGGTGCTGGAGGACCTGCGCGCACAGGGCGAGACGGGGGACTGGGCCGTTGCCGCCACCGCGCACCCCGCCAAGTTCGAAAGCGTCGTCGAGCCGCTGATCGGTCGTGAGGTGGAGATTCCGCCTGCACTGGCGGATCTGCTGGCCAGGCCGGCGCATGCGGACCCGGTGCCGGCCGAGTACGCGGCGCTGCGCCACGCGATCCTGGCGGGCTGA
- a CDS encoding GNAT family N-acetyltransferase, which produces MEIRADTLHHPAVIALLQEHLDWMHRTSPPESVHALDLDGLRQPGIRFWSLWDGDALAGCGALRHIDDAHGEIKSMRTAQAYLRQGVASRMLGHLVDEAIRRGYRRVSLETGSMDYFAPARAMYARAGFVACTPFADYVDDPNSVFMTRAL; this is translated from the coding sequence GTGGAAATTCGCGCCGACACGCTGCATCACCCGGCCGTCATCGCATTGCTGCAGGAGCATCTGGACTGGATGCACCGGACATCGCCCCCGGAAAGCGTGCACGCGCTCGACCTCGACGGCCTTCGGCAGCCCGGCATCCGCTTCTGGAGCCTGTGGGACGGTGATGCGCTGGCCGGCTGCGGTGCGCTCCGGCATATCGACGATGCGCACGGCGAGATCAAGTCCATGCGGACCGCGCAGGCGTACCTTCGCCAGGGCGTGGCCTCGCGCATGCTGGGCCATCTGGTGGATGAAGCGATCCGGCGCGGCTACCGGCGGGTGAGCCTGGAGACCGGTTCGATGGATTACTTTGCGCCCGCGCGCGCCATGTACGCCCGGGCGGGTTTCGTCGCCTGCACGCCGTTTGCCGACTACGTGGACGATCCCAACAGCGTCTTCATGACGCGTGCGTTGTAG
- the murB gene encoding UDP-N-acetylmuramate dehydrogenase yields the protein MSPPWQLLENAPLKARNTFGIAATAPWLVEVHDSAALPDVLALPQVVQAPPLVIGGGSNLLFAGDPAGAVISLATRDVRVLSQDGDHAIVRADAGMPWHPLVMWTLAQGLCGLENLALIPGTAGASPIQNIGAYGTEVGEFIHVVEALDRTTGELQRLDRSACAFAYRDSVFKHHPDRYLVTAVEFALPRTPALRLDYAGIREELGAMGISAPGARDVADAVVRIRSRKLPDPAVVGNAGSFFKNPIVSQSQADALQVDYPTLPVFRGDAPHNRKLSAAWMIEACGWKGHRDGDAGVSADHALVLVNHGNASGGQLLALARRIAASVHARFGIAIEPEPKVIGAHW from the coding sequence ATGAGCCCGCCCTGGCAGCTGCTGGAAAACGCGCCCCTGAAGGCGCGCAACACGTTCGGCATTGCCGCCACCGCGCCATGGCTGGTCGAGGTGCACGACAGCGCCGCCCTGCCGGACGTGCTGGCGTTGCCGCAGGTGGTACAGGCGCCGCCGCTGGTCATCGGGGGTGGCAGCAACCTGCTCTTCGCGGGGGATCCCGCGGGCGCGGTGATCTCGCTGGCGACGCGCGACGTCCGCGTGCTCTCGCAGGACGGCGACCATGCCATCGTGCGTGCCGATGCCGGCATGCCCTGGCATCCGCTGGTGATGTGGACGCTGGCGCAGGGCCTGTGCGGGCTGGAGAACCTGGCCCTGATCCCGGGCACCGCCGGCGCGTCGCCCATCCAGAACATCGGCGCGTATGGCACCGAAGTGGGCGAGTTCATCCACGTGGTGGAAGCGCTGGACCGCACCACCGGTGAACTGCAGCGCCTGGACCGCAGCGCCTGTGCCTTCGCCTACCGCGACAGCGTGTTCAAGCATCATCCCGACCGGTATCTCGTGACCGCCGTGGAGTTCGCGCTACCGCGCACGCCGGCGCTGCGCCTCGACTACGCCGGCATCCGCGAAGAACTGGGCGCGATGGGAATTTCCGCTCCCGGCGCGCGCGATGTCGCCGATGCCGTGGTGCGCATCCGCAGCCGCAAGCTGCCCGACCCCGCCGTGGTCGGCAATGCCGGCAGCTTCTTCAAGAATCCCATCGTCTCCCAGTCGCAGGCCGACGCATTGCAGGTGGACTATCCGACGCTGCCGGTGTTCCGTGGCGATGCTCCGCACAACCGCAAGCTGTCCGCGGCGTGGATGATCGAGGCATGCGGGTGGAAGGGCCATCGTGATGGAGACGCCGGTGTCTCGGCCGACCATGCGCTGGTGCTGGTCAACCATGGCAATGCGAGTGGCGGCCAGCTGCTGGCGCTGGCGCGCCGCATCGCCGCGTCGGTGCACGCACGCTTCGGCATCGCCATCGAGCCGGAACCGAAGGTCATCGGGGCCCACTGGTAG